The proteins below come from a single Micromonospora citrea genomic window:
- the mptB gene encoding polyprenol phosphomannose-dependent alpha 1,6 mannosyltransferase MptB: MPHHLARWTGLAGSTLLALAAFLGGALPDGDLRPTPVSIWQGPHGPLIIAAWAVGTGLMAYAWWALRGRVPSTRWALVTVGLWLLPFLVAPPLGSRDVYAYACQGASYAAGINPYEQGVSALPCPWLDTISYIWRDTSAPYGPLFVLLAGAVVEATGSLYGSIVLFRLLAVAGVGLTAACLPALARRCGVPAGRAVWLALGSPLIGVHLVSGAHNDALMVGLLVAGLAVVAARPGRPGPLLAGGALLGLAGGVKVTALVVVPFAALAAIVGAYSIRALLRDGGWVVGGAVAAVVGVTLAAGLGFGWVTGLEQGGLVIAWTSPSTAVGQTVGYLAAPFGWHGDPLPVTRGIGMAVLALVLVWLWWRARTREPLWHAGLALAATVALAPLFHPWYWIWPLAVLAATSRRTGWYAVVAIVSAFLVLPDGTGLARYSKTVGAPLMTLLVILAAVRLVRSARAARRPAAVHGGEARR, translated from the coding sequence GTGCCTCACCACCTCGCGCGCTGGACCGGCCTGGCCGGCTCGACGCTGCTCGCCCTCGCCGCGTTCCTCGGCGGAGCGCTGCCCGACGGCGACCTGCGCCCCACCCCGGTCAGCATCTGGCAGGGCCCGCACGGCCCGCTGATCATCGCCGCCTGGGCGGTCGGCACCGGGCTGATGGCGTACGCCTGGTGGGCCCTGCGCGGCCGGGTGCCCTCGACCCGCTGGGCCCTGGTCACCGTCGGGCTCTGGCTGCTGCCGTTCCTGGTCGCGCCGCCGCTGGGCAGCCGGGACGTCTACGCGTACGCCTGCCAGGGCGCCAGCTACGCCGCCGGGATCAACCCGTACGAGCAGGGCGTCTCGGCGCTGCCGTGCCCGTGGCTGGACACCATCTCCTACATCTGGCGGGACACCTCGGCGCCGTACGGGCCGCTGTTCGTGCTGCTCGCCGGGGCGGTGGTCGAGGCGACCGGGTCGCTGTACGGCAGCATCGTGCTGTTCCGGCTGCTCGCGGTCGCCGGGGTGGGGCTGACCGCGGCCTGCCTGCCGGCGCTGGCCCGGCGCTGCGGGGTGCCGGCCGGTCGGGCCGTCTGGCTGGCGCTGGGCTCGCCGCTGATCGGCGTGCACCTGGTCTCGGGCGCGCACAACGACGCCCTGATGGTGGGGCTGCTCGTCGCCGGGCTGGCGGTGGTGGCCGCCCGGCCGGGGCGCCCCGGTCCGCTGCTCGCCGGGGGAGCGCTGCTCGGGCTGGCCGGCGGGGTCAAGGTGACCGCGCTGGTCGTGGTGCCCTTCGCCGCGCTCGCCGCGATCGTCGGGGCGTACTCGATCAGGGCGCTGCTGCGCGACGGCGGCTGGGTGGTCGGCGGGGCCGTCGCGGCGGTGGTCGGGGTGACCCTCGCCGCCGGGCTGGGCTTCGGCTGGGTCACCGGGCTGGAACAGGGCGGCCTGGTGATCGCGTGGACCTCGCCGTCGACGGCGGTGGGGCAGACCGTCGGCTACCTCGCCGCGCCGTTCGGCTGGCACGGCGACCCGCTGCCGGTCACCCGGGGCATCGGGATGGCGGTGCTCGCGCTGGTGCTGGTCTGGCTGTGGTGGCGGGCCCGCACCCGGGAGCCGCTGTGGCACGCCGGCCTGGCGCTGGCCGCCACGGTCGCGCTCGCCCCGCTGTTCCACCCCTGGTACTGGATCTGGCCGCTGGCCGTGCTGGCCGCCACGTCGCGGCGCACCGGCTGGTACGCGGTCGTCGCGATCGTCTCGGCGTTCCTGGTCCTGCCGGACGGCACCGGCCTGGCCCGGTACAGCAAGACGGTCGGCGCGCCGCTGATGACGCTGTTGGTGATCCTGGCGGCCGTCCGCTTGGTACGGTCGGCTCGGGCGGCCCGCCGGCCGGCCGCCGTGCACGGAGGAGAGGCCCGCCGGTGA
- the mptB gene encoding polyprenol phosphomannose-dependent alpha 1,6 mannosyltransferase MptB — protein MSPSAGGPPPGRPPRSGAPSRWPGAARLARYAGLAGAVLLAAAGWLGGALPGAAAARGGRPAEEPWTVALWLVGTGLMVGAWWALRRGAPSTRWAYLTAGLWALPLLVTAPLGSRDVYSYACQGWAYAHGADPYATGVAEAGCPWVESVAPIWRDTPAPYGPFFVLLAALAVTLGGGLAGAVVAFRLFAVAGMLLAALCLVGLSRAAGVPTRRAAWLALACPLVGVHLVAGAHNDAVMLGLLTLGLLVLVRRPGRPKPLLVAGALLGLAVTVKATAVVVLPFAALAAVLGRYTVRALLRDAGWLAGGVLGAVAVTSLLSGLGLGWVGGLTRSGDSEQWTSPPTAVGFVADYVGALLGREPGAVPVTRAAALLLLAVAVATLWWRAWSGLRRLNDVRQRVARLEAARPRAALLGAGLALAATVLLAPVFHPWYATWPLALLAVAATRTAWFAAPCAAAAFLTLPDGANLARFSKAPGALAMTALVVGLAVWALLRRRRPRAAHPADAPGAASPT, from the coding sequence GTGTCGCCGTCGGCCGGCGGGCCGCCGCCGGGGCGGCCCCCACGGTCCGGTGCCCCGTCGCGGTGGCCCGGGGCGGCCCGGCTCGCCCGCTACGCCGGCCTGGCCGGGGCGGTGCTGCTGGCCGCCGCCGGCTGGCTCGGCGGCGCGCTGCCCGGGGCCGCCGCGGCGCGCGGCGGCCGCCCCGCCGAGGAGCCGTGGACCGTCGCGCTCTGGCTGGTCGGTACCGGGCTGATGGTGGGCGCCTGGTGGGCGTTGCGCCGGGGCGCGCCGTCGACGCGGTGGGCGTACCTCACCGCCGGGCTGTGGGCGCTGCCGCTGCTGGTCACCGCGCCACTGGGCAGCCGGGACGTCTACTCGTACGCCTGCCAGGGCTGGGCGTACGCGCACGGCGCCGACCCGTACGCGACCGGCGTGGCCGAGGCCGGCTGCCCCTGGGTGGAGTCGGTGGCCCCGATCTGGCGGGACACGCCCGCGCCGTACGGGCCGTTCTTCGTGCTGCTCGCCGCGCTCGCGGTGACCCTCGGCGGCGGCCTGGCGGGCGCGGTGGTGGCGTTCCGGCTGTTCGCCGTCGCCGGGATGCTGCTGGCCGCCCTCTGTCTGGTCGGGCTCTCCCGGGCCGCCGGGGTGCCCACCCGCCGGGCGGCCTGGCTGGCGCTGGCCTGCCCGCTGGTCGGGGTGCACCTGGTGGCCGGCGCGCACAACGACGCGGTGATGCTGGGTCTGCTGACGCTGGGCCTGCTGGTGCTGGTCCGCCGCCCCGGCAGGCCGAAGCCGCTGCTGGTGGCCGGGGCGCTGCTCGGGCTGGCGGTCACGGTCAAGGCGACCGCCGTGGTGGTGCTCCCGTTCGCGGCGCTCGCGGCGGTGCTCGGCCGCTACACCGTACGGGCGCTGCTGCGCGACGCCGGCTGGCTGGCCGGCGGGGTGCTCGGCGCGGTGGCGGTCACCTCCCTGCTCTCCGGCCTCGGCCTCGGCTGGGTCGGCGGGCTGACGCGCAGCGGCGACTCCGAGCAGTGGACGTCCCCGCCGACGGCGGTCGGCTTCGTCGCCGACTACGTGGGGGCGCTGCTCGGCCGGGAGCCGGGCGCGGTGCCGGTGACCCGCGCGGCGGCGCTGCTGCTGCTCGCCGTGGCGGTGGCGACGCTGTGGTGGCGGGCCTGGTCGGGGCTGCGCCGCCTGAACGACGTCCGGCAGCGGGTGGCCCGCCTGGAGGCCGCCCGACCCAGGGCGGCCCTGCTCGGCGCGGGCCTGGCGCTGGCCGCCACGGTGCTCCTCGCCCCGGTCTTCCACCCCTGGTACGCCACCTGGCCGTTGGCCCTGCTCGCGGTCGCCGCGACGCGGACCGCCTGGTTCGCGGCGCCCTGCGCGGCGGCGGCCTTCCTGACCCTGCCCGACGGCGCCAACCTGGCCCGGTTCAGCAAGGCCCCGGGCGCGCTGGCGATGACCGCGCTGGTCGTCGGGCTGGCGGTGTGGGCCCTGCTCCGGCGTCGCCGCCCCCGCGCCGCGCACCCGGCTGACGCCCCGGGTGCCGCCAGTCCCACCTGA
- a CDS encoding PadR family transcriptional regulator, translated as MDTPLREPTFLILTALAGEPLHGYGLIGEVAALSDGRVSLRPGTLYGALDRLVDTGLVEVDREEVVDGRLRRYYRLSPAGDATLTAETERLRRNVEAATARLRARAARPLAPRAAGGLA; from the coding sequence GTGGACACACCTCTGCGCGAACCCACCTTCCTGATCCTCACCGCGTTGGCCGGCGAGCCGCTGCACGGCTACGGGCTGATCGGCGAGGTCGCCGCCCTCTCCGACGGGCGCGTCTCGCTGCGCCCCGGCACCCTCTACGGCGCGCTCGACCGGCTGGTCGACACCGGCCTGGTCGAGGTCGACCGGGAGGAGGTGGTGGACGGCCGGCTGCGCCGCTACTACCGCCTCTCCCCCGCCGGCGACGCCACGCTCACCGCCGAGACCGAGCGCCTGCGCCGCAACGTCGAGGCGGCCACCGCCCGGCTGCGCGCCCGCGCCGCCCGGCCGCTCGCCCCGCGTGCCGCCGGGGGGTTGGCATGA
- the glnA gene encoding type I glutamate--ammonia ligase, with translation MFANPEELLRYLKNEDVKFVDVRFCDLPGVMQHFNLPVESVDDEFFTEGLAFDGSSIRGFQSIHESDMLLLPDVATAFIDPFRAQKTLALNFFVHDPFTREAYSRDPRNVAKKAEAYLAASGIADTAYFGAEAEFYIFDSIRHETSAHQSYYYIDSIEGAWNTGRVEEGGNRGYKTAMKGGYFPVPPVDHLADLRDSIVRRLVDSGFTVERSHHEVGTAGQSEINYRFSTLLHAADQLQLFKYIVKNEAWANGKTATFMPKPLFGDNGSGMHTHQSLWLNGEPLFYDETGYAGLSDTARWYIGGLLHHAPSLLAFTNPTVNSYRRLVPGFEAPVNLVYSQRNRSACTRIPVTGSNPKAKRVEFRVPDPSANVYLAFSAMMMAGLDGIKSKIEPPAPIDKDLYDLPPEEWGDVKQVPGSLSAVLDSLEADHDYLLDGGVFTPDLISTWIEWKRTNEVDPVRLRPTPHEFAMYFDC, from the coding sequence GTGTTCGCCAATCCCGAGGAACTCCTGCGATACCTCAAGAACGAGGACGTGAAGTTCGTCGACGTACGTTTCTGTGACCTGCCCGGTGTGATGCAGCACTTCAACCTGCCGGTCGAGTCGGTCGACGACGAATTCTTCACCGAGGGCCTGGCCTTCGACGGCTCGTCGATCCGCGGCTTCCAGTCGATCCACGAGTCGGACATGCTCCTGCTCCCGGACGTCGCCACCGCCTTCATCGACCCCTTCCGGGCGCAGAAGACCCTCGCGCTCAACTTCTTCGTCCACGACCCGTTCACCCGGGAGGCCTACTCCCGGGACCCGCGCAACGTGGCGAAGAAGGCCGAGGCGTACCTCGCCGCGAGCGGTATCGCCGACACCGCGTACTTCGGCGCCGAGGCGGAGTTCTACATCTTCGACTCCATCCGCCACGAGACCTCGGCGCACCAGTCGTACTACTACATCGACTCGATCGAGGGCGCCTGGAACACCGGTCGGGTCGAGGAGGGCGGCAACCGCGGCTACAAGACCGCGATGAAGGGTGGCTACTTCCCGGTGCCGCCGGTCGACCACCTCGCCGACCTGCGCGACAGCATCGTGCGTCGGCTGGTCGACAGCGGGTTCACCGTGGAGCGCTCGCACCACGAGGTGGGCACCGCCGGCCAGTCCGAGATCAACTACCGGTTCTCGACGCTGCTGCACGCGGCCGACCAGCTCCAGCTCTTCAAGTACATCGTGAAGAACGAGGCGTGGGCCAACGGCAAGACCGCGACGTTCATGCCCAAGCCGCTCTTCGGCGACAACGGCTCCGGCATGCACACCCACCAGAGCCTCTGGCTCAACGGCGAGCCGCTGTTCTACGACGAGACCGGCTACGCCGGCCTGTCGGACACCGCCCGCTGGTACATCGGCGGCCTGCTGCACCACGCCCCGTCGCTGCTGGCCTTCACCAACCCGACGGTCAACTCGTACCGCCGGCTGGTGCCGGGCTTCGAGGCACCGGTCAACCTGGTCTACTCGCAGCGCAACCGCTCCGCCTGCACCCGCATCCCGGTGACCGGCAGCAACCCGAAGGCCAAGCGGGTCGAGTTCCGCGTGCCGGACCCGTCGGCCAACGTCTACCTGGCCTTCTCGGCCATGATGATGGCCGGTCTCGACGGCATCAAGAGCAAGATCGAGCCGCCGGCGCCGATCGACAAGGACCTGTACGACCTGCCGCCGGAGGAGTGGGGCGACGTCAAGCAGGTGCCGGGCTCGCTGTCGGCGGTGCTGGACTCTCTGGAGGCCGACCACGACTACCTGCTCGACGGTGGGGTCTTCACGCCCGACCTGATCTCGACCTGGATCGAGTGGAAGCGGACCAACGAGGTCGACCCGGTGCGCCTGCGCCCGACCCCGCACGAGTTCGCCATGTACTTCGACTGCTGA
- a CDS encoding DUF4191 domain-containing protein — protein sequence MAKPQEKVSFGQRLKQIGMVFKFTAKQDRWFAPLAAAAVLIPLALTVVAVLLWGWIWLPLGILFALLCLLVVLNLRSNRAMMNAAEGQPGAAAQIMESMRGDWRVTPAVSSTTQMDMVHLVIGRPGVILLAEGNPQRVRGLLGQEKRRLAKVIGSAPLYDYVIGQEEGELPIRKLRMTLMRLPRNLTGKDVNSLDKRLKALTARPQMPKGAIPKNMRPPRGAFRQSRGR from the coding sequence ATGGCAAAGCCCCAGGAGAAGGTCTCGTTCGGCCAGCGGCTTAAGCAGATCGGGATGGTGTTCAAGTTCACCGCCAAGCAGGACAGGTGGTTCGCCCCGCTGGCCGCCGCCGCGGTGCTGATCCCGCTCGCGCTCACCGTGGTCGCGGTCCTGCTCTGGGGCTGGATCTGGCTGCCGCTGGGCATCCTGTTCGCCCTGCTATGCCTGCTGGTCGTGCTCAACCTGCGCTCCAACCGGGCGATGATGAACGCGGCGGAGGGGCAGCCGGGCGCCGCGGCCCAGATCATGGAGAGCATGCGCGGCGACTGGCGGGTCACCCCGGCGGTCAGCTCGACCACGCAGATGGACATGGTCCACCTGGTCATCGGCCGTCCCGGCGTGATCCTGCTGGCCGAGGGCAACCCGCAGCGGGTGCGCGGCCTGCTCGGCCAGGAGAAGCGGCGGCTGGCCAAGGTCATCGGCTCGGCCCCGCTCTACGACTACGTGATCGGGCAGGAGGAGGGCGAGCTGCCCATCCGCAAGCTGCGGATGACGCTGATGCGGCTGCCACGCAACCTCACCGGCAAGGATGTCAACTCGCTGGACAAGCGGCTCAAGGCGCTCACCGCCCGCCCGCAGATGCCCAAGGGCGCGATCCCGAAGAACATGCGGCCCCCGCGCGGCGCGTTCCGCCAGTCGCGCGGTCGCTGA
- a CDS encoding ATP-binding protein — MTVRAASTVLVGRQPEIAALRDALGRARAGEPTTVLLGGEAGVGKTRLVEEFGRSAAEAGARLLVGQCLELGEAGLPFAPFAAALRAVLRHDGPGVFDGYEAEFARLLPELGRGPVGVAAPAPAPLSDAPRGYLFDLVAELFQRLAAGQPLVLVIEDLHWADRSTRDLIAFLVRAARTARLLLVCTYRTDELHRGHPLRPFLAELDRARGVERIELGRLDRDGTGAILADLLGAEQHARAVDDIHDRTQGNPFFIEELAAAGGPIGCAALPETLRDLLLARVDRLPEPAQRVLRIAAAGGTRFAHQLIAEVAGLPEPELEDALRAAVAAQLVVADPEGDYEFRHALVREAVHDELLPGEHARLHARFAAAIEAQPHLVAAGRAPAEIAHHWYAAHDHPRALVAARAAACAAADRYAYAEQSRLLERVLELWELVPDAGDRLGMDHLAVLEETIAAATTAGDYQRALTLTRAALAEVDTDAEPLRAALLLDRRGRMLAMLGKSDGTVELWEAYRLTSAVPDGPERVRLLGDIAAHLMRTDPEDAAALAAEARAAVEAYGDDPELLPTRITILCRTAPSPERRLAGLRLAEDRARAAGSGPALVSALVHLSDVLCELGRYAESADAAAAGVTEARRVGISRSTGAYLLSNQAEALIALGRWDEADAACAEAARIDPPGVSGMHWLELRAGLRLARGHPGADELVGRALSFLARPFLWPNHRLPLRELRIEAALAADDSTEAVCASHAALADERLPQEPREGWPVLSAVARTAARAGDSGLAAQAAALAARLPARVPAERAHAAQVGALLSAGAEALPAWRAAVEAWRADGQPYPLGRALLALAEAAAAAGERDDVAAAVAEVAAIADRLGATPLAERAATLARRVGLRGATRGRPGADLLTLREREVLRLVAEGHSNSRIAEELFISPKTASVHVSRIIAKLDVSNRVEAAALAHRLGLLGEPTAPR, encoded by the coding sequence GTGACCGTACGCGCCGCCAGCACCGTCCTCGTGGGCCGCCAACCGGAGATCGCGGCCCTGCGCGACGCGCTCGGCCGGGCCCGCGCGGGGGAGCCGACCACCGTCCTGCTCGGCGGCGAGGCCGGGGTGGGCAAGACCCGTCTGGTGGAGGAGTTCGGCCGGTCGGCCGCCGAGGCCGGCGCCCGGCTACTGGTCGGCCAGTGCCTCGAACTCGGCGAGGCCGGCCTGCCCTTCGCGCCGTTCGCCGCGGCGCTGCGCGCGGTGCTGCGCCACGACGGCCCCGGCGTCTTCGACGGGTACGAGGCCGAGTTCGCCCGCCTCCTGCCGGAGCTGGGCCGAGGGCCGGTCGGTGTCGCCGCGCCGGCCCCGGCGCCGCTCTCCGACGCGCCGCGCGGCTACCTGTTCGACCTGGTCGCCGAGCTGTTTCAGCGGCTGGCCGCCGGGCAGCCCCTGGTGCTGGTGATCGAGGACCTGCACTGGGCCGACCGGTCCACCCGCGACCTCATCGCCTTCCTGGTGCGGGCCGCCCGCACGGCCCGGCTGCTGCTGGTCTGCACCTACCGCACCGACGAACTGCACCGCGGGCACCCGCTGCGGCCCTTCCTCGCCGAGCTGGACCGGGCGCGCGGCGTCGAGCGGATCGAGCTGGGCCGGCTCGACCGGGACGGCACCGGCGCGATCCTGGCCGACCTGCTCGGCGCCGAGCAGCACGCCCGGGCGGTCGACGACATCCACGATCGCACCCAGGGCAACCCGTTCTTCATCGAGGAGCTGGCCGCCGCCGGTGGCCCGATCGGCTGCGCCGCGCTGCCCGAGACGCTGCGCGACCTGCTGTTGGCCCGCGTGGACCGGCTGCCCGAGCCGGCCCAGCGCGTGCTGCGCATCGCCGCCGCCGGCGGCACCCGCTTCGCCCACCAGCTCATCGCCGAGGTCGCGGGGCTGCCCGAGCCCGAGCTGGAGGACGCGCTGCGCGCCGCCGTCGCCGCCCAGCTCGTGGTGGCCGACCCGGAGGGCGACTACGAGTTCCGGCACGCGCTGGTCCGCGAGGCGGTGCACGACGAGCTGCTGCCCGGCGAGCACGCCCGGCTGCACGCCCGCTTCGCGGCGGCCATCGAGGCACAGCCGCACCTGGTGGCGGCCGGCCGCGCCCCGGCCGAGATCGCCCACCACTGGTACGCCGCGCACGACCACCCCCGTGCCCTGGTGGCCGCCCGCGCAGCCGCGTGCGCTGCCGCCGACCGGTACGCGTACGCCGAGCAGAGCCGGCTGCTGGAGCGGGTGCTGGAGTTGTGGGAGCTGGTGCCCGACGCGGGTGACCGGCTCGGCATGGACCACCTCGCGGTGCTGGAGGAGACCATCGCGGCGGCCACCACGGCCGGCGACTACCAGCGGGCGCTCACCCTCACCCGGGCGGCGCTGGCCGAGGTGGACACCGACGCCGAGCCGCTGCGCGCGGCGCTGCTGCTGGACCGGCGCGGCCGGATGCTGGCCATGCTCGGCAAGAGCGACGGCACGGTCGAGCTGTGGGAGGCGTACCGGCTGACGTCGGCGGTGCCGGACGGGCCGGAGCGGGTCCGGCTGCTCGGCGACATCGCGGCGCACCTGATGAGGACGGATCCCGAGGACGCGGCCGCGCTCGCCGCCGAGGCGAGGGCGGCGGTGGAGGCGTACGGGGACGACCCGGAGCTGCTGCCGACCCGGATCACCATCCTCTGCCGTACCGCGCCCTCGCCCGAGCGTCGCCTGGCCGGGTTGCGCCTGGCCGAGGACCGGGCCCGCGCCGCCGGCTCCGGGCCGGCGCTGGTGAGCGCGCTGGTCCACCTCTCCGACGTGCTCTGCGAGCTGGGCCGGTACGCCGAGTCGGCCGACGCCGCCGCCGCCGGGGTGACGGAGGCGCGGCGGGTGGGCATCAGCCGTTCCACCGGGGCCTACCTGCTGTCGAACCAGGCCGAGGCGCTGATCGCGCTGGGTCGCTGGGACGAGGCCGACGCGGCGTGCGCGGAGGCGGCCCGAATCGACCCGCCGGGCGTGTCGGGGATGCACTGGCTCGAGCTTCGCGCCGGCCTGCGACTGGCCCGGGGCCACCCGGGCGCGGACGAGCTGGTGGGCCGGGCCCTCAGCTTCCTCGCCCGGCCCTTCCTGTGGCCGAACCACCGGTTGCCGTTGCGGGAGCTGCGGATCGAGGCGGCGCTGGCGGCGGACGACTCGACCGAGGCCGTGTGCGCGTCCCACGCCGCCCTGGCCGACGAACGGCTGCCGCAGGAGCCCCGCGAGGGCTGGCCGGTGCTCAGCGCCGTCGCCAGGACCGCCGCGCGGGCCGGCGACTCCGGGCTGGCCGCCCAGGCCGCCGCGCTCGCCGCCCGCCTGCCGGCCCGCGTCCCGGCCGAGCGGGCGCACGCCGCCCAGGTCGGCGCCCTCCTCTCGGCAGGTGCCGAGGCGCTGCCGGCGTGGCGGGCGGCGGTCGAGGCGTGGCGCGCGGACGGGCAGCCGTACCCGCTCGGACGGGCGTTGCTGGCGCTCGCCGAGGCGGCCGCCGCGGCGGGGGAGCGGGACGACGTGGCGGCGGCGGTGGCCGAGGTCGCCGCGATCGCCGACCGGCTCGGCGCGACGCCGCTCGCCGAGCGGGCCGCCACCCTGGCCCGCCGGGTGGGCCTGCGCGGGGCGACCCGTGGCCGCCCCGGCGCCGACCTGCTCACCCTGCGGGAGCGGGAGGTGCTGCGGCTGGTCGCCGAGGGGCACAGCAACAGCCGGATCGCCGAGGAGCTCTTCATCTCGCCGAAGACGGCGAGCGTGCACGTCTCGCGGATCATCGCCAAGCTCGACGTGAGCAACCGGGTCGAGGCCGCCGCGCTGGCCCACCGTCTCGGCCTGCTCGGCGAGCCCACCGCCCCCCGCTGA